In Aegilops tauschii subsp. strangulata cultivar AL8/78 chromosome 3, Aet v6.0, whole genome shotgun sequence, one genomic interval encodes:
- the LOC109771128 gene encoding probable calcium-binding protein CML31, whose translation MVATKSGELRALFASLDQNGDGRVSAAELRGCMRATLGEDVPAEEAEALVASADADGDGLLCEAEFLELAQQAAWAGAEDEDNEQRTRALREAFRMYEMEGQGCITPASLGRMLGRLGTERGAGECHAMICRFDLDGNGVLSFDEFKIMMS comes from the coding sequence ATGGTTGCGACAAAGTCGGGCGAGCTGAGGGCGCTATTCGCGTCGCTGGACCAGAACGGCGACGGCCGGGTCTCGGCGGCAGAGCTGCGGGGGTGCATGCGGGCGACGCTGGGCGAGGACGTGCcggcggaggaggccgaggcACTGGTGGCGTCGGCGGACGCGGACGGCGACGGGCTGCTGTGCGAGGCCGAGTTCCTCGAGCTGGCGCAGCAGGCGGCCTGGGcgggcgccgaggacgaggacaaCGAGCAGAGGACCCGGGCGCTGAGGGAGGCGTTCCGGATGTACGAGATGGAGGGGCAGGGGTGCATCACGCCGGCCAGCCTCGGGCGGATGCTCGGCAGGCTCGGCACCGAGCGGGGCGCCGGCGAGTGCCACGCCATGATCTGCCGGTTCGACCTTGACGGCAACGGCGTGCTCAGTTTCGACGAGTTCAAGATCATGATGAGCTAG
- the LOC109771129 gene encoding putative calcium-binding protein CML19 — MVHAATAERFSSVFSSFDRDADGRISAAELRLCMKAALGEDVSAEDAEALVASADADRDRLLNEEEFLRLVARPETEAEEERCRGLREAFAMYEVKGEGCITPASLMRMLARLGSEQGIEECRAMIRRFDLNGDGAVCFDEFKVMMDA, encoded by the coding sequence ATGGTGCACGCCGCGACGGCCGAGCGCTTCAGCAGCGTGTTCTCCTCCTTCGACCGCGACGCCGACGGCAGGATCTCGGCGGCGGAGCTGCGGCTGTGCATGAAGGCGGCGCTGGGCGAGGACGTGTCGGCGGAGGACGCCGAGGCGCTCGTGGCGTCGGCCGACGCGGACCGAGACCGGCTGCTGAATGAGGAGGAGTTCCTCAGGCTGGTGGCGCGGCCGGAGacagaggcggaggaggagcggtGCAGGGGACTCAGGGAGGCGTTCGCGATGTACGAGGTGAAGGGAGAAGGCTGCATCACGCCGGCGAGCCTGATGCGGATGCTCGCCAGGCTGGGGTCCGAGCAGGGCATCGAGGAGTGCCGCGCCATGATCCGCAGGTTTGATCTGAATGGAGATGGAGCGGTTTGCTTCGACGAGTTCAAGGTCATGATGGATGCGTAG